The following are encoded in a window of Brevibacillus sp. DP1.3A genomic DNA:
- a CDS encoding DedA family protein, with protein MIVDMLSESVGQFGYFALFFMLWLGIVGMPIPDEVIVLSAGVLTSMGLLHVIPAFIATYLGVVSGLSLGYVLGRWLGAPALNWISRKKGMNKYVDQAQSLLDRYGSYALCISYFFPVVRHVVPYLVGIGKMTFPRYALFSYTTGFVWTLILFLLGHFMGNKVEMLTSYVALLNNRTVIFSVLGALVLIAAAYYGFTVWRKQKSIAAAPQPLMIDRDRQE; from the coding sequence ATGATTGTCGATATGCTGTCCGAGTCTGTGGGTCAGTTTGGCTATTTTGCTCTTTTCTTTATGTTATGGCTAGGGATTGTTGGTATGCCGATTCCTGATGAGGTGATCGTGCTGTCTGCAGGAGTGCTGACCTCGATGGGACTTCTGCATGTTATTCCTGCATTTATTGCGACCTATTTGGGTGTGGTTTCGGGGCTGTCATTGGGATATGTGCTCGGGAGATGGCTAGGTGCACCTGCACTGAACTGGATTAGTCGAAAAAAAGGAATGAACAAATACGTAGATCAAGCGCAGTCGCTTCTCGATCGTTACGGAAGCTACGCCCTATGTATCAGCTATTTCTTTCCTGTCGTCAGGCATGTGGTTCCTTACTTGGTCGGGATCGGGAAAATGACGTTTCCACGGTACGCCCTGTTTTCGTATACAACCGGCTTTGTATGGACGCTGATCTTGTTTTTGCTCGGTCATTTCATGGGAAATAAGGTGGAGATGCTTACTTCCTATGTGGCCTTATTGAATAATCGAACCGTGATTTTCTCTGTCTTAGGTGCACTGGTTCTCATTGCTGCTGCTTATTATGGATTTACCGTTTGGAGAAAACAAAAAAGCATCGCAGCTGCGCCACAACCTCTGATGATCGATCGTGATCGACAAGAGTAA
- a CDS encoding DMT family transporter has protein sequence MRYILLVFLGACSYGILSTIVKLAYKQGYSPAEVIGGQMFLGFVLTWIPALFFLRTKPPLRQLLLLVAVGLTVGSTGIMYYNALQYIPASIAIVLLFQFTWMGVLVEAVMTRRMPGKETIFSLLLLLTGTLLAGGIFESGGLAQFHILGVVFGLLSAVSFTLFILFSGKIAIAVNPWVRSSSMATGSFLLASLIYPPVFLFNGALLDGLFPYVFLLAFFGILIPTVFFNYGMPHIGPGMGAILGAAELPMAVLSSYIILNESVSMLQVSGVVIILLGIILPEWLRQRNMRRNKATS, from the coding sequence ATGAGATACATCCTCCTGGTTTTTCTCGGAGCATGTAGTTACGGCATACTATCAACCATCGTAAAGCTTGCCTACAAGCAAGGCTATTCGCCCGCAGAGGTAATTGGTGGGCAAATGTTTCTGGGCTTTGTGCTGACCTGGATACCCGCTCTTTTCTTCCTACGGACCAAGCCTCCCCTTCGCCAGTTGCTATTATTGGTCGCCGTAGGTCTGACTGTCGGTTCCACGGGAATTATGTACTACAATGCCCTGCAATATATCCCTGCCTCAATCGCCATCGTCCTTTTGTTTCAATTCACATGGATGGGCGTACTGGTCGAAGCTGTGATGACTCGCCGAATGCCTGGAAAGGAGACGATTTTTTCCCTTCTATTGCTGCTGACAGGGACCCTTCTTGCAGGAGGAATTTTTGAGAGCGGCGGATTAGCCCAATTCCATATCCTCGGTGTTGTCTTCGGTCTTCTCTCAGCCGTTTCTTTTACGTTGTTTATTTTGTTCAGCGGAAAAATCGCCATTGCTGTTAATCCGTGGGTACGTAGTTCCAGCATGGCGACTGGCTCTTTTCTGTTGGCCAGCCTGATTTACCCACCCGTTTTTCTATTTAACGGAGCATTGCTGGACGGGTTGTTTCCATACGTATTTTTGCTCGCCTTCTTCGGTATTTTGATCCCGACGGTTTTTTTCAATTATGGAATGCCCCATATAGGACCGGGGATGGGCGCTATATTAGGAGCAGCTGAGCTACCTATGGCTGTGCTCTCCTCCTATATCATTCTGAATGAATCTGTCTCTATGCTCCAAGTGAGCGGTGTCGTGATCATCTTACTCGGAATCATCTTGCCGGAATGGCTGCGCCAGCGAAACATGCGAAGAAACAAGGCTACCTCATAA
- a CDS encoding HD-GYP domain-containing protein translates to MYLKWRDRLFSTFLLLILGPTMFVCFLFYDQAKEAVFELYKTNMDANIGLVDERLLSLFQSIQKETDELANRLAVRITEEPSFVEGKKNGFRREWTSEEQVQNLFERFSRNQNVVGNIVFLGEDGRVFSLHEDKSWSADNQFMEREQWGTGENRVDFLTKREQEKHPRSFFLEKRLESSNPKATGLLLVEINLDKLTDWIRTYVVPKEYGMMVLSPSRTIMIHTDKAMIGNHVSTLPHYEMVRRQWEQSNEKGLFSLLIQGKNIYVYRQVSEKSGGAYFEWLPREGINERLQRLNLIFCFTLFIVVLFACYVAHRLSKWIGEPIYSLVSATDSLLKGDFSIRVPIHGMKEITLLENKFNTMAEQMHALITREREYSQQSLDQIVRSFYLAVEMKDPYTAGHTERVTHYALIIYDYLQQQEQLVVSRDDLRYAGLMHDIGKVAIPDHVLLKTGKLSPDEYECMKTHSIISGEIVEQIENLSHISPGVRHHHERWDGKGYPDQLNGEEIPLIGRILAVADTFDAMTSTRSYRKAMTAIEAYEEILRCQGTQFDPSIVSIFKKAFEDGAIQITQSADCKGRVSKDREIS, encoded by the coding sequence GTGTACCTGAAGTGGAGGGATCGATTATTTTCCACATTTTTATTGTTAATTCTAGGGCCGACTATGTTTGTTTGCTTCCTTTTTTATGATCAAGCCAAAGAGGCAGTGTTTGAACTGTACAAGACGAACATGGATGCGAATATAGGGCTCGTCGATGAACGGCTTTTGTCCCTTTTTCAGTCTATCCAAAAGGAAACCGATGAATTGGCGAATAGACTGGCCGTGCGTATCACAGAGGAACCATCTTTTGTCGAAGGGAAAAAGAATGGCTTCAGGCGTGAATGGACATCGGAGGAACAAGTCCAAAATCTATTCGAGCGTTTCTCCCGCAACCAAAATGTAGTAGGAAATATTGTTTTTCTCGGTGAGGATGGAAGAGTTTTCTCCTTGCACGAAGATAAGAGTTGGAGTGCGGATAATCAATTTATGGAACGAGAGCAATGGGGAACCGGAGAAAACAGGGTAGATTTTCTTACCAAAAGGGAGCAAGAGAAGCACCCAAGATCATTTTTTCTCGAGAAGCGCCTGGAGAGTTCGAATCCAAAAGCTACGGGACTTTTATTGGTGGAAATCAATCTGGATAAACTGACTGACTGGATCCGTACCTATGTCGTTCCAAAAGAGTATGGCATGATGGTCCTTTCCCCCTCCCGAACGATTATGATTCACACCGATAAAGCTATGATTGGAAATCATGTTTCGACGCTTCCTCATTATGAAATGGTACGCAGGCAGTGGGAACAATCCAATGAAAAAGGACTCTTTTCCTTGCTCATCCAAGGCAAAAACATTTACGTATACCGTCAAGTGTCTGAAAAAAGCGGTGGTGCTTATTTTGAGTGGTTGCCGAGAGAGGGGATTAATGAACGATTACAACGATTGAACCTCATCTTTTGTTTCACCCTTTTTATCGTGGTCTTATTTGCCTGTTATGTGGCTCATCGTTTATCAAAATGGATTGGTGAGCCGATCTATAGCTTGGTTTCCGCCACTGACTCCTTGTTGAAAGGTGATTTTTCCATACGCGTCCCGATACATGGTATGAAAGAAATAACGCTACTGGAGAATAAGTTCAACACTATGGCAGAACAGATGCATGCGTTAATTACCCGAGAGCGGGAGTATTCGCAACAGAGCCTGGATCAAATCGTTCGCAGCTTTTATTTAGCGGTAGAGATGAAGGACCCTTATACAGCAGGACATACAGAACGAGTTACGCACTATGCCCTTATCATTTACGATTATTTACAGCAGCAGGAACAGCTTGTAGTTTCACGAGATGATTTACGTTATGCTGGCTTAATGCATGATATCGGAAAAGTAGCCATTCCTGATCACGTCCTTTTAAAAACAGGAAAGCTATCGCCAGACGAGTATGAATGTATGAAAACTCATTCCATCATCAGTGGAGAAATTGTAGAGCAAATAGAAAACCTGTCACATATCAGTCCAGGGGTAAGGCATCATCATGAGCGATGGGATGGAAAAGGATACCCTGATCAGCTCAATGGGGAAGAAATCCCGCTGATTGGGCGTATTCTTGCCGTCGCAGATACGTTTGATGCCATGACTTCTACACGTTCCTATCGCAAAGCCATGACCGCAATAGAGGCGTACGAAGAAATTCTCCGATGCCAAGGAACACAATTCGACCCCTCCATTGTTTCGATTTTTAAGAAGGCTTTTGAGGATGGAGCTATTCAGATTACACAATCGGCTGATTGTAAGGGAAGAGTTAGTAAGGATAGAGAGATTTCCTAG
- a CDS encoding ATP-binding protein has product MSALSSLHLVGSSGRLQRFMHQLPTAVLLVNQAGSIVEVNEQLLRVTGYSRDQLVNTPISSLLPHRGSMEHLYEEYLRKEEEVGTKGEVELEWCDKQGRCRNTSVMIMAQQAEELLYMIHFPQLVKESDQLLSQRLLTKLTYDTSMGLFILDEKSIIIEASQTACKLLGMERLDVINKHVDQVFSGIPEPHRFIKKELLEGVKLQNVATSWTNDNQRYELIVDANTLQDESGKIVGAFILFKDITNLRSFAQKLERNERLAMIGQIAAGTAHEIRNPLTSIKGFLQMFLRLFGDSGMEREKTYTEIMLTEINRINSLVSEFLLLSKPRNIQYSMVDLNTVFEEILPIVESQANLYGIDVQFASRGKLPMVVGDNELLKQVFINICKNGIEAMGEQGSLRISHHFDQDGDKVSIDIHDTGPGIPLYIIDKIFDPFFTTKEEGTGLGLSVCQKIIHDIGGQIRVSSKGFGTTFHIMLPY; this is encoded by the coding sequence ATGAGTGCACTTTCTTCGTTACATCTCGTTGGCTCGTCCGGTCGATTGCAGCGGTTCATGCATCAACTGCCTACTGCCGTTTTATTGGTCAATCAAGCGGGTAGTATCGTGGAGGTCAACGAACAACTGCTTCGTGTAACCGGATATTCACGCGATCAACTTGTCAATACGCCTATCAGCTCTCTTCTTCCCCATCGAGGTTCCATGGAGCACCTGTATGAGGAATATTTGCGAAAGGAAGAAGAAGTGGGAACCAAAGGCGAGGTCGAACTGGAATGGTGTGATAAACAGGGGAGATGCAGGAACACATCTGTCATGATCATGGCACAACAAGCAGAAGAACTTCTGTACATGATCCATTTTCCCCAACTCGTAAAAGAAAGCGACCAGCTCTTGTCGCAACGATTGCTGACCAAACTGACCTATGATACAAGCATGGGCTTGTTTATCCTCGACGAGAAATCGATCATTATTGAAGCCAGTCAGACGGCGTGCAAGCTGTTGGGTATGGAGAGACTGGACGTCATCAATAAACACGTCGATCAAGTATTTAGCGGCATCCCCGAACCGCATCGGTTCATTAAAAAAGAATTGTTGGAAGGCGTAAAGCTGCAAAATGTCGCGACTTCCTGGACGAATGACAATCAACGCTATGAGCTGATTGTCGACGCAAATACACTCCAAGACGAGTCAGGGAAAATAGTAGGGGCGTTTATTCTTTTCAAAGACATAACAAACCTGCGATCCTTCGCCCAAAAGCTCGAGCGGAATGAACGCTTGGCGATGATCGGGCAAATTGCTGCTGGTACAGCACACGAGATTCGCAATCCACTTACCTCGATCAAAGGATTTCTGCAAATGTTCCTCAGGTTATTCGGTGACAGCGGCATGGAAAGGGAGAAAACGTACACCGAAATCATGCTCACCGAAATCAATCGCATCAATTCTTTAGTCAGTGAATTCCTACTGTTGAGCAAGCCTCGGAATATTCAATATTCCATGGTCGACTTAAATACTGTTTTTGAGGAAATTTTGCCGATCGTCGAGTCACAGGCGAATCTGTACGGAATTGATGTCCAGTTTGCTTCTCGCGGTAAGCTTCCGATGGTCGTCGGGGATAACGAGCTATTGAAGCAAGTGTTCATTAATATCTGCAAAAATGGAATAGAAGCAATGGGAGAGCAAGGGTCGCTTCGGATTTCCCATCATTTCGATCAGGATGGCGACAAAGTGAGTATCGATATCCACGATACAGGTCCGGGCATTCCGCTTTACATTATTGATAAGATTTTTGATCCGTTTTTTACGACAAAAGAGGAAGGGACAGGGCTCGGATTGTCTGTCTGCCAAAAAATTATTCACGATATTGGCGGTCAAATCCGTGTCTCCTCCAAAGGGTTTGGGACGACCTTCCATATCATGCTGCCGTATTAG
- the dnaX gene encoding DNA polymerase III subunit gamma/tau — MAYTALYRVYRPQTFQDVVGQEHVTTTLRNALRENRLSHAYLFNGPRGTGKTSAAKIMAKAVNCEQPIDGEPCNQCDTCRAISNGSVTDVLEIDAASNRGVEEIRDIRDKVKFAPSDVRYKVYIIDEVHMLTTEAFNALLKTLEEPPSHVIFILATTEPHKLPATIISRCQRFDFHRIPLRVMVDLLQKICQSQGVQVEEQALQLVAKMAEGGARDALSLLDQAISYSKDEVRASDIMQITGTVAQSYFSVLARHIAENDVAQVMEQFDTVMVQGKDPEQFLHDFLYYYRDMLLLKTAPQLEEIVERTMIDDQFAEVAKLYSFPVLYAAIETCNQALSQLKWSTYARVLVELTLAKMCQPNANANATESMGAASPVNSEELTAMSNRIRVLEERLVQVMQGQVSIPGQQKAEETRKNEPRRIAAASGGSRTPMNRVREVAKAMDENLTRQVRGQWSQILTELKKIKIQYQAWLVNGQPVAAGNEAVVVTFNSAIHCDKTMEAELRSVIERVMSTVLGKPLQLLSVMEEEWQSVDQQVGQKDASDEPEEDPFLAEAIKLVGEGLVEVKD, encoded by the coding sequence ATGGCTTATACCGCGCTATACCGCGTATACCGACCGCAGACTTTTCAAGACGTAGTCGGACAAGAGCATGTTACGACAACCTTGCGTAATGCTTTACGCGAAAATAGGCTGTCCCATGCCTATTTATTCAACGGTCCCCGAGGTACGGGAAAAACAAGTGCAGCCAAAATTATGGCGAAAGCAGTGAACTGCGAGCAGCCCATAGATGGCGAGCCATGCAATCAATGCGATACGTGTAGAGCCATCTCCAACGGTTCTGTAACGGATGTGCTGGAAATCGACGCGGCATCCAACCGTGGTGTTGAAGAGATCCGCGACATTCGCGACAAAGTGAAATTTGCCCCGAGTGACGTCAGGTATAAAGTGTACATCATCGATGAGGTGCATATGCTGACGACAGAGGCATTTAACGCTTTGTTAAAAACTCTCGAAGAGCCGCCGTCCCACGTCATTTTTATTTTGGCGACGACAGAGCCACACAAGCTGCCAGCGACGATTATCTCTCGTTGCCAGCGCTTTGATTTTCACCGAATTCCACTGAGAGTGATGGTCGATCTTTTGCAAAAGATTTGCCAATCACAAGGGGTGCAGGTGGAGGAGCAGGCCCTGCAGCTCGTAGCGAAGATGGCTGAAGGTGGAGCCCGTGATGCTCTTAGCTTGTTGGACCAAGCGATTAGCTATAGCAAGGACGAGGTTCGTGCTAGTGATATTATGCAGATTACGGGCACAGTTGCCCAATCTTACTTTTCTGTGCTTGCGCGGCATATTGCCGAAAATGATGTTGCGCAGGTCATGGAGCAATTTGATACAGTCATGGTGCAAGGGAAGGACCCGGAGCAGTTCCTGCACGATTTCCTTTACTATTACCGCGATATGCTGTTATTGAAGACAGCGCCGCAGCTAGAAGAGATTGTCGAGCGGACCATGATTGATGATCAGTTTGCAGAGGTTGCAAAGCTGTACTCATTTCCGGTGCTTTACGCAGCGATTGAGACCTGCAATCAGGCTTTGTCGCAATTAAAATGGTCGACCTATGCAAGGGTGTTGGTTGAACTGACCCTTGCCAAAATGTGCCAGCCTAATGCAAATGCAAATGCGACGGAATCTATGGGTGCAGCATCACCCGTTAACAGCGAGGAACTGACCGCGATGTCCAATCGCATCCGCGTTTTGGAAGAGCGTTTGGTTCAAGTGATGCAAGGTCAGGTGAGTATTCCAGGCCAACAAAAGGCCGAAGAAACGCGCAAGAACGAGCCAAGGCGCATAGCTGCGGCTTCTGGTGGTTCACGAACCCCGATGAATAGAGTCAGGGAAGTCGCGAAGGCCATGGATGAGAATTTGACGAGACAGGTGCGCGGGCAGTGGAGTCAAATTTTGACCGAACTGAAAAAGATCAAGATTCAGTACCAGGCTTGGCTAGTCAATGGTCAACCGGTAGCTGCCGGCAATGAAGCTGTTGTCGTAACCTTCAACAGTGCCATCCATTGCGATAAGACGATGGAGGCAGAGCTTCGGAGCGTGATCGAGCGCGTTATGTCTACGGTGCTGGGCAAGCCCCTGCAGCTCTTGTCTGTCATGGAGGAAGAGTGGCAAAGTGTAGACCAGCAGGTTGGTCAAAAAGACGCTTCTGATGAGCCAGAAGAGGACCCGTTTTTGGCGGAAGCCATCAAGCTCGTCGGAGAAGGTCTTGTTGAAGTCAAAGACTAA
- a CDS encoding YbaB/EbfC family nucleoid-associated protein — translation MQQMQQMMKQVKKMQEEMQKAQEGLKDRIVEGSAGGGAITVKIDGHKQIKDIVIKPEVVDPEDVEMLQDLVLTAVNDALRKADEMVGKEMGKFTGGMNIPGLF, via the coding sequence ATGCAGCAAATGCAACAAATGATGAAGCAAGTGAAAAAAATGCAGGAAGAAATGCAAAAAGCGCAAGAAGGCTTGAAAGATAGAATCGTGGAAGGCTCTGCTGGTGGCGGTGCTATCACTGTGAAAATCGATGGACATAAGCAAATCAAAGACATCGTGATCAAGCCAGAAGTAGTAGACCCTGAAGATGTAGAAATGCTGCAAGACCTGGTGCTCACTGCTGTGAACGATGCACTTCGCAAAGCAGATGAAATGGTAGGCAAGGAAATGGGCAAATTTACTGGAGGCATGAACATCCCAGGCCTGTTCTAA
- the recR gene encoding recombination mediator RecR — protein MFYPEPVSKLIDGFMKLPGIGPKTAGRLAFFVLNMKEDDVLDLAKALVNAKRQLHYCSVCNNITDLDPCHICRDKRRDGSIICVVQEPRDVVAMEKTREFEGYYHVLHGAISPMDGIGPEDIRIPDLLKRLGDEQVKEVILATNPNIEGEATAMYISRLIKPFGIRVTRIAHGLPVGGDLEYADEVTLTKALEGRRDL, from the coding sequence ATGTTTTATCCAGAACCGGTCTCAAAGCTCATTGATGGTTTTATGAAATTGCCCGGCATCGGTCCCAAAACGGCTGGGCGGCTTGCCTTTTTTGTGCTCAATATGAAAGAGGACGACGTGCTTGATCTGGCAAAAGCATTGGTCAATGCCAAGCGTCAGCTTCATTACTGCTCGGTCTGCAACAATATTACCGATCTCGATCCATGTCATATTTGTCGGGACAAACGTCGCGACGGCTCGATCATCTGTGTGGTGCAAGAGCCGCGAGACGTGGTAGCGATGGAGAAGACGAGAGAGTTTGAAGGGTATTACCACGTTTTGCACGGGGCGATTTCTCCTATGGATGGGATCGGTCCAGAGGATATTCGCATTCCTGACCTGTTGAAGCGCCTCGGTGACGAGCAGGTGAAGGAAGTCATTTTGGCGACCAATCCGAATATCGAAGGGGAAGCAACAGCGATGTACATTTCCCGGCTGATTAAACCTTTTGGTATTCGCGTGACGCGTATCGCGCACGGCTTGCCAGTCGGTGGAGATTTGGAGTATGCGGATGAAGTGACGCTGACCAAAGCATTGGAAGGCAGACGCGACCTGTAG
- a CDS encoding SRPBCC family protein, with the protein MPVIRMEFLIDAPQQVCFDAARSIDLHMESTASTKERAIGGVTSGLINLGETVTWEAIHFGIKQNLTVKITEMEVPRYFVDEMVSGAFKRFHHTHEFIPITDNQTRMIDIFDYTSPLGILGKLADWLFLEAYMTRFLRTRNEYLKQVAEAQIKALPS; encoded by the coding sequence ATGCCGGTTATTCGTATGGAGTTTTTGATAGATGCTCCGCAACAGGTCTGCTTCGATGCTGCCAGAAGCATTGATTTGCATATGGAATCGACCGCCAGCACGAAGGAGAGAGCGATTGGAGGAGTAACGAGCGGACTGATAAATCTGGGGGAGACTGTTACCTGGGAAGCCATTCACTTCGGTATCAAGCAGAATTTGACGGTGAAAATCACAGAGATGGAGGTACCGCGCTATTTCGTGGATGAGATGGTTTCTGGCGCATTCAAACGGTTTCATCACACGCATGAGTTCATTCCGATAACGGACAATCAGACGAGGATGATCGATATTTTTGACTACACATCTCCGCTGGGTATTTTGGGGAAGCTCGCGGATTGGTTGTTCTTGGAGGCATATATGACGCGTTTTTTGCGGACGCGCAATGAATATCTCAAGCAAGTAGCAGAAGCACAGATAAAAGCTTTGCCATCCTGA
- a CDS encoding CPBP family intramembrane glutamic endopeptidase gives MLTGPGLSLASGIRRQKSTPWAIMLFIGYWLMFAAELSMIRFHKGEDGKWVATTIGQPEVWLGLLAFAVTVFSFIATVGFIVCLLRERRQKTSWLWQYDELSGNDVLHIVAWLHVFQTGVLLLYGFLLEGTFFSTGTIGGILESAIFQLFLLILIPLWFRGRLGEIGVRRPVRLGRMLLMLAALFLLIALVLDAVVTNPIADWFGLSLSSEREQQIEKEIVQAKETDILAALTSLLVIGILVPIAEEILFRGVIQTYLVQRIGPIMGIFLSSLWFGLLHMDLALFAPLFVIGLLLGFVRHRYQSIWGAVLLHAVNNMTGVLYYFH, from the coding sequence ATGCTGACAGGACCAGGACTGTCGCTTGCGAGTGGGATACGGCGACAAAAGTCCACTCCATGGGCGATCATGCTGTTTATTGGGTATTGGCTCATGTTTGCTGCGGAGTTATCCATGATTCGTTTTCACAAGGGTGAAGACGGGAAGTGGGTCGCTACCACTATCGGGCAACCGGAGGTATGGCTAGGATTACTTGCATTTGCAGTGACGGTATTTAGCTTCATTGCGACCGTTGGTTTCATTGTGTGCTTGCTAAGAGAAAGACGGCAGAAGACGTCATGGCTATGGCAATATGACGAGCTTTCAGGGAATGATGTGCTGCATATTGTAGCTTGGCTGCATGTGTTTCAAACGGGCGTACTGTTGTTGTATGGGTTTTTACTGGAAGGTACCTTCTTTTCCACCGGTACGATCGGAGGGATATTGGAATCAGCTATTTTCCAACTGTTCCTGTTGATTTTGATTCCGTTGTGGTTTCGTGGACGACTGGGGGAAATCGGTGTTCGCCGACCTGTACGACTAGGCCGGATGCTGTTGATGCTCGCTGCTCTGTTTCTTTTGATTGCACTGGTGCTGGATGCGGTGGTGACTAACCCGATTGCGGACTGGTTTGGACTGTCTCTGTCATCAGAGCGAGAGCAACAGATCGAAAAAGAGATTGTGCAGGCGAAAGAAACGGATATTTTGGCGGCGCTCACCTCACTTCTGGTCATTGGCATATTGGTTCCGATTGCAGAGGAGATTTTGTTTCGCGGCGTGATTCAGACCTATCTGGTTCAGAGAATCGGGCCCATTATGGGTATCTTCCTGAGCAGTCTCTGGTTTGGGCTCCTGCATATGGATCTCGCTTTGTTCGCTCCACTTTTTGTCATTGGACTTTTACTCGGATTCGTTCGACATCGATACCAATCGATCTGGGGAGCAGTTTTGTTGCATGCAGTGAACAACATGACAGGAGTACTTTACTACTTTCACTGA
- a CDS encoding DUF2508 family protein produces the protein MSRWRKKARFVVEWNDASLDAAVNQARIDWQHARHLAEISEPDGGLDDVIYYLHVTEKRYMYLLAQAKRERNRQQA, from the coding sequence GTGAGTAGGTGGAGAAAAAAAGCGCGGTTCGTGGTGGAATGGAATGATGCGAGCTTGGATGCAGCAGTCAATCAGGCCCGAATAGACTGGCAGCATGCCCGCCATCTTGCGGAGATCAGTGAACCGGATGGCGGCTTGGATGATGTCATTTATTATTTGCATGTGACCGAAAAGCGGTATATGTATTTACTCGCGCAAGCAAAGCGCGAGAGGAATCGCCAACAGGCATAG
- a CDS encoding pro-sigmaK processing inhibitor BofA family protein, with amino-acid sequence MTTGWVIALIVVGILLVIAASKSVTGPIRWIGFGIMQVVIGALLLFFTNLVGELANFHIPINPVTALLVGLLRLPGLAALIVIKLWVM; translated from the coding sequence ATGACTACAGGGTGGGTTATAGCACTGATTGTAGTTGGAATTTTGCTGGTGATTGCCGCCAGCAAATCTGTCACGGGCCCGATCAGGTGGATTGGATTTGGGATCATGCAAGTCGTGATTGGCGCACTATTGCTGTTTTTCACCAATCTGGTTGGAGAGTTGGCTAACTTCCACATCCCGATCAACCCAGTGACGGCTCTGCTCGTCGGACTTCTCCGTTTGCCTGGATTGGCAGCGTTGATTGTCATCAAGCTATGGGTTATGTAG
- a CDS encoding sigma factor G inhibitor Gin, giving the protein MEKVAQRCIVCEQEQNDGIAICEQFICQRCEQEMVNTDVQDEKYPFFIHQMRRIWLRKDA; this is encoded by the coding sequence ATGGAAAAAGTTGCTCAGCGATGTATCGTCTGTGAACAAGAGCAGAATGACGGAATCGCCATTTGTGAGCAGTTTATCTGTCAGCGGTGCGAACAGGAAATGGTCAATACCGATGTACAGGATGAAAAGTATCCATTTTTTATTCATCAGATGAGACGCATTTGGTTGCGAAAAGATGCGTGA